TACAAGTGAAATTGCGTAATAAGGATGCCACCATGTCTTTACTGGTACATAAATTTTAATCCCGTATGGGTGttgaggagagacctgagcgaGGATATAAATTTTAATCCCGAAAGCAGCAACATCATATAACGTGCTAAAGTctcctaacattttttttttctctttcctgtaCTGATTGGGATAGCAACGCTCATTATGCGAAGTATTTCGGGCATCCAAAGCATGAGTCATCATACATTGTCTCAGTGCGACTGTCTTGCCACCCTCAGCCGTACAATGACTCACTGGGATGAAGACAGGAGCTTGACATTGGAGTGGATAGAAGCTTCGCAACTTTTCTATTCTGAGGAGGTTAAATAATGGGAGTGAAGCCAGTTGGAAGGCTTTTAACCTACCGGGAAAATTATCCCTTTTAGGATCCTTGTGTTTGACTCCGAAGGTGTAACTAGGCTCCAGTGATCTGACACACTGATCAGCTCTTTCGGGGTCGTAGGCACCCGGTGCTGTCAAAACACAAGGCCAGGTGGGTGTTAACAATTGAGCGATGGGTTTACATCTTCTCTCTTTAGAGGAACTCATCAAGTAGCTGTAATAGCTCACGGCTTACTTATATTTAAACGTATACCCGCCCCTTTTTCAATAGTCACGGAACATAAACAACAACATTGCGGTTATTCAAGAACCGTACACAGTGCCTTTGTGTGCCTGTGAAATGTTCCTCCCGTGGAACTATAAAAATTTGCACAGTTCATCAGCAACTTATGTTGAATGCTACCAAAGTTTTCCGAAATGCTGTCAGCTAATATTCTGCCCATAAGTCTGGAATGTCACGCTTCAAAAACGCTTCGAAAGAACGCATTTTGTCAAGTACTATATCGAAGAGATCAGTAACTGTGCGCCCATTGCTGGTCACATTGCTGTTTATTTTCCATTAAAGAGAAGGCGAAAGCCACCGTACATATAATCCGACCTTCATTTTCGCATGCATTCACAGACGGAAATAAAatgtatgaaataaatatatCCTACTTCAACACTCAGTGTCTATATCGTGTAGCCAGCCATTTGCGCAGCGGAGACTTCATCACGGTGCTAACGTACAGACGGACGCTCGCAATCGGTGAGGAAAATGGGTGCAATAGCGGGTCTCGTTTCGTTGCAAAGTAGACAGCCTTACGACGGAGAAGAATAAGAGAAGCTGGTCAGTCAGTGCACTGCGAAGGTGTTCAGGCGTGCTACCCGGTGCAAAAGTGGCGCAGAGCAGGGTGAACCAAGTGCAGCAGTGTAGATCCAGTGCAGATGCTTGTAAAGGACCCTCTGGGTAGCCGTTTTGCAAGTGTACAAACCAGGACTTGTGGTTCTGCAATGACAACAGTCGTCCTTGTGTCCGAAGGTGTAAGCTGGCGACATAGGTCTCACCAGAGGATCGGCTTTGTCTGGGCTATAGTCCCAAGGAGCTGCGCCCAACGCAGGAGCGAAAAAAGTAAGACACGACATCGACATATCccattgaacaaaaaaaaacacgtgaacCGCTTCAGTTGTGGCTTTGTTTTATTGTTTGCAAGAAAATCACACATTTTTCGAGATTGAGAACAGAAAAATGCATTACTGTAACATTTTTGAACGATTTCTACAAACAaattgtatatgtgcgtgtaaaACTGGGACATGTGGGGAAAACTGTGTATATGACATTCCACGTATGCCACACATTACATATAACTTAATATTCAGACATCAATCACGAATTTTCATTTTAAAGAGGTACTGCAGTCTATCGCTCCCTTAATTAGATGTATATCGATACCTTATTCAGTTTACGCTGACGTAATGAACACGAAATTCTGACTGGTAGGTCATAAACACTGTGGCATAAAGGGCTGAGGGCTCAAGTTATGATAAAAACAAAGACAGAGGAATTGACAGAATGCTTTTAGCGCGTTCTACGGCCTGTAAATAGCAGCACTCAAAACAACTACGAGCACAATTATCGGATACACTGACCAGGCGTTTGTTCTTTCTTCGGACACTTGAGCTTTCTTCGTATCGTAAAACTCGGCATGCGAGGGAAGCGTAGCTGTTCACCGATGCTCGGGTTATAGTAACCCGGTCCTGTCGACGGcaaaacagaacaaaaaataaTTGTAAGGCGCGAATGTTGCAGCATGCTGACACCCGTACACGTGGACAAACAGCTTCAGGACCGTTCATTTTGTGCAGCACTTTCGCTGGTGTATTTTGTATTATTTGGGTTTATCTACGCATGCGTCATCTTTACTAGTAAGTAACCGGACGAATAAATGAACATTACACAGAAATGCTAAGTTGCACCAAATTTATGTATTGCACATTACACTTCTAGAGTTGCAAACAGGGGCCATCAGCGacggaaaaagaaatgaaacagaaGTCAGTAACGCCAATTTCTGCTTCCAGTGACGTCATAAATATTGGCAGCGTCTGCGAGAAGCTAGCTTATAGTTGATCTTCTTTTTAAATACACAGCATTCCCAGCCCTACGTGATATCGCTTGTTGAGTTGTTTTTGCCAAAAAGTAActcaaatatgaaaaaaatttatCAGGAATTCAATTGACGTAACACTGACGTCATCTCTGCCAGCGCATAGTTGCGTAACTACAGATGGGTAGTTTGGCCTCATAAGCAATTCTTTTCTACTGAAGACAACCAGCGAAAACTTCAAACGTGTATCGAACCTCTTTATGCTAGCAGTCTGCGCAGAagagtactcttttttttttagtgtcacATTAAGAAGCAATAGCTCGCGACGAAGAAGCAGCCTGATCCCACAGTCAAATGTAGTAGCAACATGTAGAATAAATAAATGTTAGCACGAGTAAGTGTACAATCATCTTCATTATACAAAGAGTGTACCGGAACTCCTCACATTTGACACCGCACTCCTATATAGCTTCCGTAAGGACGCGCGGTACAGAAACAGGGTAATGGCGATTAGTTGGAATCCTGCAAACAGATTACAATTTACAAGACGTGCACGTAGGCCCCTCCGACGCCCACAGGTAACTGTACCAGGTGTTTCGTTCCGTAGTATCGCTGCGAAACCTTTCCTGAAGAGGAGGCTTGCAGCTGAGCGGAACATCACTCGGCTGTTGTCTTCTGCTTCAGCTGCGAATAAGGCAACAATTTAGACGACGTCTGGTCAACTGCACAACAGAAAGTGTCGCAACGAACGCTAGACAGCAGTGATACATTGTAAATGACCGCTTGATAACCCCGACGTTCAGCGTGCAATAGTGCTGGCATAGGCCAACACACGTCTTTTAGCTGTATTTACCATAACTTGGTTTGAAATGGGTTGTTTTCAGAAAAATCTGCGCTTATAAATTCCCGTGTTCTTGTGCGTTACTTAGTGTGTGCGCGCACGTATGTTTTAAGAAGAATGCGATGAACAACTGGCAACGTTTGGCCATGTGGATGGAcactaaataaaacaaaatatgcaCTTTGTCTATTCAAGAGACCAAAAGGATTAACTCTGCAATGCCGAAACACAGTTCCACATCGAGAAACATAAGAACGACCCGCTCCGCTGTATTTATTCTATGGAGAGTACatttgcacaagaaaaaaaagagcaattaAATGGCAGTTGGGCTATAACTTAATTATACAGTAATTATTTAGTATTTGCTTTTCTAGCTATCCAGATCTGAAAACTCTCAAGCGTATCGAAAATGGTACTGTATAGTGTGCGTTAAGACTGTGCGTTCCTAAATCAGAATTTTGAGGTATCAAGTCAACGTAGCCTGCATGATATGTCGAGTATTACAGGCTTAATGATTCTTGATCGTTGAAATAATCAACTGCGGCTCAACAAGGGAAGCCACAGACCCACTGTAGGAGGCCAGCCTTTCCTTGTTGGCCCACAGTTAATCACTGAAAGTGTCCATCTAGCTGTGAGTCCTTTGTCTTGTCTGTTAGTTGAAGCTCTTGCCAAGCTTGGAAGGTTTTCAGTCGGCATTTAGCAACGAACTCAGGCCCGATAGGCTGTGCAAATGGATATGTACAAGGTGACTTGACAAACGAAGAAACATTGACAGACGCAACGGGGCTACTAACCAGAAGAAACAGCTGTTTCCTGTGTCCAGGACTGATAAAGCTTTGCGAATAAAGACCCTGTTCCGGGTGGTTTCCAGAAGTCAAGTCCCTCTGGAAATCTCGGTGCCATTTTGATGCTTCCTTGAGCATGCCTCCATTCCCGGAAACTCTCCGGGGACACTTGAATTCTGGACGAGTCTGTGGTGTAAAGTCGGGTAATGTAAAAGTATAACGCAGATTAGCATGTATTCTTTATGACAATAAATATAGGATGCAAAAGTAAACAGTGAATGCAAGGATAAATTTCTGAAGGGTTATTAAAGTAATATACTGTTCACTTTCTTCTGAGCAGGTAAACGCAACAGTATGTCGTCTATACTGTCAATCATTGCACCGCTAAGTACATTGTGAAATTCACGAAGTATATTGGCAAAGTCATGTAGTTCTCAAGAACCTAATTCAAGTTTCTAATGAACTGTATGCAAATCGCAGTGTAATTTATTTTTTCACATAACCGGGTGAAAGGCAACGTTGAAACGCACTGACCAGTAGGAGTTCGTACAAACGTCCTGTCCCGGGCTGACACACTGTCCATCGTTTCGTCGTCTTCGAACATACCACTTTCGTCGCTCGTTGTAAACGCAGCAGGTTCTAAATTGAATTTGCGAAAAAAAGCGCAAGTTATACTCATGGCGGAGAGAGCACATCATGGCGTACGTTTAAGAAATGCGAACGCCTTAACAAATCGGAGTTATAAAAAGGAATGATATTTTTTCACCGCCATTACCGAGACTCTTCCCCAAGTATCCACCCGAGTACCGCTCCTTGCGAAAACTCGAAGAGGGAGATGCAGTTATATGAGTCTCGGACTTCGACACGTTGTCCTTTTCTGCAGGCGAAACCACGTGATGAGTGTTGAAGCACTCTCGTCATGAGTGTATAATTACTGACAAGTTTCTGCGGCCTATGCCTGAGGCATGCACTGCACCTACCATCGATGTCGTCGATTCCGCTTTGTGCGATTCGAAGGGACCTACTCCGCCCTAATCGTCGCTCCGAAGGCCTAGCTCTTTTATCTGGCTCTTGtgctgagaaaaaagaaatcgcgTAAATGATTTTCAGCGGTCGTTGCGAAAGGCAGCGAGAGTTTAATATTCGAGCTTCTACACTGCGTACCCTCGATGTCGTCTTTCCTTGCTCGTGCTACAAGCAATGAGTGACTTCGTCTAGTCAGTTCGTCGGTGGACCTGGCTCGCTTATCTATATATGTGCAACAAAAAAGAACAGTACATAAGTACTGGCAAAATAGGAAACATGGTGTTTTCAGAGGAAAGAATTGCGCACTCGGTGTTCAATACGCTGCGTATGGCATACCTGGTGCCTCGTCCACCTCTTTTCGGATGACTCGGAGCGACCGACTCCTTCGAGGCATAGCTCCCGCTTGACTAGCAGCGCCGACCCGTTCTTAAAAGTAACACAGTGACAGTTACAACGCGGAGATAATTAAGCGGCAATACCACTTTGACAAGTTCCATACCTCGCTCTTCGTCTATTTTTCTTTCCACTACACGAGTGGTAGTTTTCTGCGTTGCGGGCGCCTTAGCCACTTTAGACGTCCGAGACATTTCTTCGGAAGAAAGATTGTAGAAAATATGTCAAGTCGAAACGCACAGCACGTAACGTTGAAAACGCGACGGTGCATCGTATACCTTCAGTGCCGTCCAGCTTTTTCCGGAGAGATCGAAGGAAGCCACTCTTCTTCGTCCCGACTCTCGAAGACGCTGCCTCTCTTTCGGTAGCTGCGTAGTGTTTCGGCACTATTGAAACGGGCAATGTCGGCAAGCGCTTCGCTAACCTTTTgagtcaatttttttcttcatagcGCCTACTGGTTCGCTCCGGTCAGTCGTCATTTCGGAAACGACGATTTTCACCTGCGGTGGCTCTCCTGGACAAATGCGATCGTATGATTTGTGATTTGTTCGAGGGAAACGGACGACCCCTACCTTCGACTACAGCTGCTTGTTTGCGAATGACCCTAAACGAACGGCGCTCCTTTACTGTTTCCTGCGAGCTTTTAGCGAGGGTTTCTGTGATAAAAAATTGAAATCAGCGTTTACAAAACGTTTATTCATAGTTCTACAATCCAGAGACACGTACCATCAATGCCAAATTCGGATTGTCGAGTCAATCGAGACGATCTGCTTCGTGTCATAGTTTTCGGGGATACTGACGTCTCCTCTTTTGTTTTTTCTATTCGTAAAAAGTGTTATTAGGCACAAAGCACTGCGAAATCATACCGCAAAGTATTTATATTGTTCCAAAGTTCATACCTTTCCCATTTTTGGCGCCAGTGTCcctttggcgagttccactcagTGAGCGACTTCGTTTGATCGTCTGCTCCGAACCTTTCAAATCGCGCTCTGTTGAACAGAAATGCGCTTTCTTTTTACTCACTGCGTCGAGCGAAGATTTCAAGTTTTTTAACTTTGTCTACGCTGTAGCTCGTGTTTGCTCACGCGAAAAGACAGTATTTCTCAATATAATAAAAATGGCGCGTACCAGCAGCAGTTCCATCTGTCGTCTTCGCGATTCGGAATGAACTGCTTCTCATGCTCGCTTTTTCATGAAGCGATGCCACTGCTTTAgatataaacaaaataaaagcttTAGTGGTCGGCAGCGCATCAGCTAACTGTATTTTATTAGCCACCTGACAAAATTGTTGGAACCGTCATGATCAGTTAATCTTTAACAAAATCGCTGCACTCCTCAAGAATCCTAAATTTTTTCTGTCTCACCACGTTTGTCTTCGAGGTCGTGAGACTTTGATCTTCTCGGGCTTCTTGATTTACTTCTTGGTGGCAATCCGAATAGAGCAGGATTGCCTTTGTCCGGATCGTATGTACCCGGtgctaaaataacaaaaaaaaacataggaaGGAGTTTTAAAGGGTGCTGAGATTTCTCGAACAGTTCTAACCTGGAAACGTTACGTTGTCGGGTAGCCGTTCCTTGAGTCTCGAACGAATGGTGAAGCGTGGTGACTTTGGATAAATTAGTTCCTTCGCTTTATCGGGGTCGTACTCTCCTGGTGCTACCAAACGACAAGAACAGGTGTTACAcctcttaaagaaaaatgttactCGCACTTATATGCatttctgttcagcaacacagaGTGGCAGGAACTGTCTGTCACCCTGTGTGACATGGTTTGCTAACAAAACGCAGGACGACCAAGGAGACACGTGATACGGGACGATCGTTATATGTAACGCTTGATATCTTTCTACGAGACTTCAGTTTTTGTACTCCAGTAACGTTATGTTTCGCGTCTTGTAAGCTGTTAATAAATGACAGGGTCATACGTGACTTGGTTTTTAGCCTACCTGGAAAGCAGTGCCTTTCCGGTGAACCTTCAGGCAGCCGTTTGCCGAAACTGAATTGTGGCATAGAACTATAGACAATCCTAGCTGACCGAGAGGCATGGTAACTGCATGGCGCTAGATGGAAGCAGTGGTTGCGTGTCGTCAGTGCAACGAGCATCTGAGACAAAACAGTGCCAGTATGGAGCTCACCAACCTGGGAAACCGTAGCTGTATGGCTTAGAAGGTCTTAGCCTGAAGCCGAATGTGAATTTCGGGGACCTCGCCTTCACGAAGCTTACGCCTCTGCCAGGGCTGTAGTCCGACGGCGCTAAACAGCAGGACAAAGATAAGTAAGAGTTCTCACCTTCATTCTGAGGTGCACACTTCAATAGCATAAAGATGCCCCAATAAGTATACCCGAATTCTCGCGTTCCATATAGCCACACGCTGCATAATAACATTTTGCTAGTTGGACTTTGTAAAATCGTTAGGAACAGCGTTTTCTGTCTTACGGTGCGCATTGAAAAAAATCTATttttccgtaatttttttttcggtgcttaacatgataaattcgttGCTATTATGAAGTTGACTTTACGTGCACGTTGTGATGAGCTTTATTTCTATGTGTCATATGCAGATGAATAGGCCACCATGCTTATCATGTCGCACTGCATGGAACAGCCAACGCTACGCAgtctgaatttttttcagtatccactGAGGAACCTCCATTGCGACGACGTTCTACAAAATTATGTGACACGTACAGGATGCCACAGTAGTTGCTTTTAGTTGTTGAGGATGAAATGTTGACGTAGCGCTATTCCACAGCAGTTACGTTGAGCCTTGAGGGTCAGTGGCGTTCATCTGAAATTTTTGCTACGGACAATTTAGCGCTATGTTGTCTATATGTGACGCTCTGCAAAACCTTAATACGCACATTTTACAAcactgcaagaagaaaacttagaTTACATAATAAACAATAGATACTAAAGCTGAACGAACCAGGAAAGTCGATGTTGTCCGGGGGCTTGTCCTTCAATTTCATTCCTAGGCTAAATTTAGGAGACCCAGGATAAAGCGTGCCTTCGCTTCTTGAAATGTTGTAGTCTCCAGGGGCTGTTCAAGGGTGAAGCGACGATTGACATGAGTCGCGGTTCGTGCCCgcagcaagaggtgtcagaaccCTACCTGTGAAGCTAATATAATCTGGCGCTGGCTGAGTAAGCTTAACACCTATCGTATACCGGGGCGTAGAGCCATACACAACCTTGTCCCCTTTGGAAATGTCGTAGTCGCAAGGAGCTACCATAAGGAAGACGCTGATTTGACAGTGCTTTCCTGAAGGGCTTAAGAACGTTTTTGTGATCTCGATACGCTCACGCAGCTTTTCCAGTCTCAGAGAAACCATTTTCTCACAGTTCAGCAAGGTTTACGAGTAGCCTACCCCCTAGCTCGTAATTAGAGCACCgttgcaagaacaaaaaaaaaaaaaacttggtttaTACAAATACTGTTTAAAACAGTCGTTGTGCATAGCACCAACTTTGTCAATGGTTCAAATAACGAGAGCAAAATATTTCCGAGACAAAACGCGTGCTTCTTCCAGAAAGACGCGGCACTGCACGAGGAAAATTTTTCGACGAGGAAATGCTTCTAACCAATCTTTCCATGTTTTCCTGGAGTGCTCGAAAGAAATGTACATTAATTTTGGTCCACAACTTACATTGCTCCACAAATTCATTTCCTGATGACAGCAATCGAGTGGGCGGTAAATGATCATATCGTGACATTTGTTTCCGAAACATATTGTGGCTTACTCGTATATGGCGGTTGGAAAACTGGCACCTGTGAAAGAGTCGACTCTATCTACGTCATatgcttccttcctttttttcaaaAGGCAGGGTGCTTTCTAAGGCACGTGTGCTATAGTATATAGCACATTAAGCTATTCATGAACGCCATATAATTGTTTGTCGCTTACTAACCAGGAAATTCCAATGAATCTGGAGGCATTTCTTTCAATCTGATGCCGAAGATGTGTTCAGGGGAATGGCTTCGCACCATCCGGTCAGCCTTTTCAACGCAGTACTCGGCAGGACCTGGGGACACAGCAGCAAACTTCAACACTGCATTTCAGACTAGCTTATTACACCTACTGACCAGGATAATCAAAGGAGTCCggccttctttcttttaatttcacACCGATGCTGTGCTCAGGAGAGTGGCTGCGCACAATTCCGTCCGCTCGGTCGACGTTGTATTTTGCAGGACCTAACAAGGCAGCGTCAAATTCAGTGAGAATTCTAGTTCAAGAAAACCTAATAAATTTAACTGACCAGGATAATCCAAAGAGTCTGGTCTTCTTTCTTTTAACTTGGCACCGATTTTATACTCTGGAGAATGGCTTCGTACAACTCTATCGGCTCTTTCTATGTTGTACTCTCCAGGACCTAAATACACAACAGAGTCAGTGAATGTCCTGCTTCACTATAGCCAAGTTTGTAAAATGAACTGACCAGGGTAGTACAATGAATCCGGTCTCATCTCCTTTAACTTGACACCAATTTTATACTCTGGAGAGTGACTGCGTGCCACTTGATCAGCTCTTTCTATGTTGTACTCTCCAGGACCTAAAGACCGAGCAATAGAGTCAGTGAATGCCCTGCTTCACTACAGTCAAGTTTGTAAGATGGACTGACCAGGATAATCCAATGAATCCAGTCTCCTTTCCTTTAACTTGGTCCCGATTTTATACTCTGGAGAGTGGCTGCGTGCAACTCTATCGGCTCTTTCAATGTTGTACTCTCCAGGACCTAAAGGCACAACAACAGAGACAGTGAATGCCCTGCTTCACTATAGCCTTGCTATATGGACTGACCAGGGTAATCCAATGAATCCGGTGTCCTCTCCTTTAACTTGGCGCCGATTTTATATTCTGGAGAGTGGCTTCGTGCAACTCTATCGGCTCTTTCTATGTTGTACTCTCCAGGACCTAAAGGCACAACAACAGAGACATTGAATGCCCTGCTTCACTATAGCCTTGTAAGATGAACTGACCAGGGTAATCCAATGAATCCAGTCTCCTCTCTTTTAACTTGGCACCGATTTTATACTCTGGAGAGTGGCTTCGTGCAACTCTATCGGCTCTTTCTATGTTGTACTCTCCAGGACCTAAATACACAACAACAGAGTCAGTGAATGTCTTGCTTCACTATAGCCAAGTTTGTAAAATGAACTGACCAGGGTAGTCCAATGAATCCGGTCTCATCTCCTTTAACTTGACACCAATTTTATACTCTGGAGAGTGACTGCGTGCCACTCGATCAGCTCTTTCTATGTTGTACTCTCCAGGACCTAAAGACAGAGCAATAGAGTCAGTGAATGCCATGCTTCACTATAGTCAAGTTTGTAAGATGGACTGACCAGGATAATCCAATGAATCCAGTCTCCTCTCCTTTAACTTGGTCCCGATTTTATACTCTGGAGAGTGGCTGCGTGCAACTCTATCGGCTCTTTCTATGTTGTACTCTCCAGGACCTAAATGCACAACAACAGAGACAGTGAATACCCTGCTTCACTATAGCCCTGTGATATGGACTGACCAGGGTAATCCAATGAATCCGGTGTCCTCTCCTTTAACTTGGTCCCGATTTTATACTCTGGTGAGTGGCTGCGTGCAACTCTATCGGCTCTTTCTATGTTGTACTCTCCAGGACCTAAATACACAGCAACAGAGTCAGTGAATGTCCTGCTTCACTATAGCCAAGTTTGTAAGATGAACTGACCAGGGTAATCCAATGAGTCCGGCTTTCTTTCGCCTAACCTGACGCCGAATGTGGGCTCAGGAAAATGAGTGCCGACAACTAGGTCTGCCTTTTCGATGTTGTATGCTCCAGGACCTGAGGAAACAGCAATACATTCGGTGAGAGTCGTGTTTCCCTACAGGCAAGTGATACCAACTGACCAGGGTAATCAAAATGTTCTGGCCTTTCTCATAATTTAATGCCAATCTGGTGCACAGGAAAGCGAGTACGCAAGACCTAGTCCGCTTTTTCGACGTTGTGCACTCCTGGACCTATAGAGAGAGCAACATATTCTTTTAATTAGCTCTTTCATTAGGTTCTAGTTCGACTAACCAGGATAATCGAATGAGTCTGGTTCCCTTTCTTTTAATCTGATGCCGATCCTGTGCTCAAGAGAGTGACTGTAGACAACATAATCTGCTTTTTCAGCGTTGTATGCTCCTAAACCTGAAGAGGAAACAGAAAAGTCGTTGAACGTACTCCGTCACATTAACCAAATGAACTCCACTAAGCAGGATAAACAAATGAATCcgcctttttttctcttaacTTGGTGCTGATGCTGTATTGCGAAGGTCTTTCACGGGTCCCAAGATTGGCCTTCCTGACCTGCTAATGCCCGGGACCTAAAATTAACAATCATCAGCTTCTTTTAACGCCAGCAGAGATGGTTACGCGCCACTAACCTAGGAATTCCAATGAATCCTGCGGTTTATTCTTCAGTTGAATGCCTAGGTGATCCTAGACTGATCTAATCTGTACCACTTCATCCGCCTTATCCACATCCTATTGACCTGGTCTTATGGCTATGATTTCGGTGTCAGCGTCGATAAATAAAGTAATAATGCAAAAAAACACACGCATGGCCAAACTTTACATGAGAGCACGAGCTGCCGCTACCAATTAGGAGGAAAGTCTATCAATTTTGGTACCCTGTGCTTATACGTGATGTCTTTCAATTGCTGCGGCGAGTGCCTTGTAAAGCTCTCCGCCTTTTACACACCGCATTTTCCCGGACTTGAATGCGTCACTCGAATTCCGTGCCATTAGCAAAGTAGTAAAACAAAATCCACCATACGTGTACAGTAGAGTCTGTCTTACGCAAAAAACTTACGGCGTAGACATGGCTAGTCCAGCAGGTCTGGCAgtttattgttcagcttgatccCTATTTAGTATCTTGATTCCTATTTTGTAAAGCGGTGTCCTATACGTCTTCTTACGCAGCCCACTGAGCCCCGATTGTAGTATCCTGCACCTGCGAAAGTTACTCCTAGTCTTTGCGCCaacgtaaagaaaaaaataacttatAGGAACCGTGCAGGAAATTCAAAACAGCCAATGCGACAGACCAGGATAGTTTTCCT
The nucleotide sequence above comes from Dermacentor andersoni chromosome 10, qqDerAnde1_hic_scaffold, whole genome shotgun sequence. Encoded proteins:
- the LOC126545058 gene encoding uncharacterized protein isoform X5, coding for MVVKSEYVSGYYVQQRPWSPTKRRGPISSDFKTPGPGAFTIPSTIGDRASTNVTKGQKAPSFTFGTKPEEKRDLFVPGPGTYNIAGLSEKGKETVSAPTMAPKLREPEGFKTPAPGAYNPEKAEQCVLSASPMYTFGTKIRDPKPADIPEADRPSQEETQRRPQLVHRNRRAPRYSFGLKLKSLFRPNDNPAPGVYDIDKGDSVVYPKSPSFSMRRRLRGPSPEELPGPGSYESRKVYDSSRTRPPEYSFGRRLKESKTEDFPAPGAYDITRADGAVYTRSQERTMAHRLMERPPDSAEFPAPGDYDASKADSAVFSRAPQFSLAERLEREAAESIDFPGPTDYDLSKGKIMAASRAPQYSFGLKIKDKPPDSLKFPGPGEYNPDKADRVVRTRSPEYHIGSKLKEKPPEHFDYPGPSEYHSERADHVTRSRSPQHRIAVKIADRPPESLHYPGPGEYDVDKADHVTRSRSPQHRIGAKLKDKPPESLKYPGPGEYNADRADHVTRSRSPQHCFGIKIRDKSPESLQYPGPGKYDADKADHVTRSRSPQHQIACKLKERSPESLDFPGPGEYNVDRADHVTRSRSPQYRIGVKIIDKPPESLDYPGPGEYNVERADHVTRSRSPQHHIGVKLKDRPLESLDYPGPGKYFVDKADHMTRSRSPQHKIGVKLKLKPPESLGYPGPGKYDVERADHATRTRSPQHRIGAKLKEKSPEYLHYPGPGEYNVDRADPVTRNRPPEPHIGVKLKDRPPESVQYPGPGEYNVARANDVTRSRSPQHRIGIKLKDRSPESHHFPGPGEYDVDTANDVTRSRSPQHRIGIKLTDRSPESHDFPGPGAYNIEKADLVVGTHFPEPTFGVRLGERKPDSLDYPGPGEYNIERADRVARSHSPEYKIGTKLKERTPDSLDYPGPGEYNIERADRVARSHSPEYKIGTKLKERRLDSLDYPGPGEYNIERADRVARSHSPEYKIGVKLKEMRPDSLDYPGPGEYNIERADRVARSHSPEYKIGAKLKERRLDSLDYPGPGEYNIERADRVARSHSPEYKIGAKLKERTPDSLDYPGPGEYNIERADRVARSHSPEYKIGTKLKERRLDSLDYPGPGEYNIERADQVARSHSPEYKIGVKLKEMRPDSLYYPGPGEYNIERADRVVRSHSPEYKIGAKLKERRPDSLDYPGPAKYNVDRADGIVRSHSPEHSIGVKLKERRPDSFDYPGPAEYCVEKADRMVRSHSPEHIFGIRLKEMPPDSLEFPAPGDYNISRSEGTLYPGSPKFSLGMKLKDKPPDNIDFPAPSDYSPGRGVSFVKARSPKFTFGFRLRPSKPYSYGFPAPGEYDPDKAKELIYPKSPRFTIRSRLKERLPDNVTFPAPGTYDPDKGNPALFGLPPRSKSRSPRRSKSHDLEDKRAVASLHEKASMRSSSFRIAKTTDGTAAERDLKGSEQTIKRSRSLSGTRQRDTGAKNGKEKTKEETSVSPKTMTRSRSSRLTRQSEFGIDETLAKSSQETVKERRSFRVIRKQAAVVEGEPPQVKIVVSEMTTDRSEPVGAMKKKIDSKATEREAASSRVGTKKSGFLRSLRKKLDGTEEMSRTSKVAKAPATQKTTTRVVERKIDEERERVGAASQAGAMPRRSRSLRVIRKEVDEAPDKRARSTDELTRRSHSLLVARARKDDIEAQEPDKRARPSERRLGRSRSLRIAQSGIDDIDEKDNVSKSETHITASPSSSFRKERYSGGYLGKSLEPAAFTTSDESGMFEDDETMDSVSARDRTFVRTPTDSSRIQVSPESFREWRHAQGSIKMAPRFPEGLDFWKPPGTGSLFAKLYQSWTQETAVSSAEAEDNSRVMFRSAASLLFRKGFAAILRNETPGPGYYNPSIGEQLRFPRMPSFTIRRKLKCPKKEQTPAPWDYSPDKADPLVRPMSPAYTFGHKDDCCHCRTTSPAPGAYCPEKADTVLAVTPAYTFGTRPKDAKPDDFPAPGKYDVPGTDTYKSKSPAYTLSYRTNIPSDHTKKPGPGAHSPERVWMNKSSSPRFTFGIRHSPVAETPKPK